The Phoenix dactylifera cultivar Barhee BC4 unplaced genomic scaffold, palm_55x_up_171113_PBpolish2nd_filt_p 000144F, whole genome shotgun sequence DNA segment TGGCCTACACTGCAATGGAAGTAGATAAAAGGAGGACAGACACTTAACCCTACAAGCTGAAACCGCACTCGAAAGGATGGTATCACATCCTGACAAGATACTTGACATAGCACTGCACATCACTATAGCATTCTAGCGCACACCGTCCTAAATTGTAAACACCAAAGGAGCAACAAGgatttttagtaaaaaaaatggAGCAACAAGGACAAACATTCCTATCTTCCTTCATGGCTGCTCGGTTTTGTCGCGGCTGGGAAGTTTGAGCTCTGTAGTAACAAAGCCGGCCATGTCATCCTCCCAACCACTCCAATACGCTGAAGAAGGATCTGGAATTACGGGCTGCGGAGGAGGAGCGACCTGCCATGAGCTCCCCATGGTGACGTTGATGCTGGGGCTCTGACCCTCAGCAACGGGGACATATgggtaggaggaggaggaggagaaaggatTGATGATGTTGCTGTATGAGTCGATGGTGAGGGGCATTGTGGTGGAGAATTGAGAAGGTGGTGGCAGCGGGGGATCAGTTGCCAGCAGCGAGGTGATGAAGCTGCCGGCAACGCCGTATTCGGCCTGCATCGGCAGCGCCGGCGGGCGAAGCAGCACCTGGCGGAGAACTTCAGGAAAGATGATGCTGCTATGATCCCGGGAGAACGGTAGGGACTGCTTCTGCTGCCGCTGAGGCTGAGGAGGCATCACCGGACTGCTATTTATGACGCTGGCATTTGTATCGCTATCAGCAGCAGAAGCGTTGCCAGCGGTGGAGGTGGTTGGAGTGCTCTTCTGGCGCTTGTTCTTGCGGCCGCCGCCGACGGGGACGTTGCGGAGGGTGCCGCCCTCGGTCCAGTGCCGGCGGCAGGTCTTGCAGAAGTGCCGTGGCTGCGACTTGCTGTAGTTGTTGTAGTAGCAGAACTTGGTGTTGTTGGACTGGCACCTCGGGCACACCAGCGGCGGCCAGTGCTgcctctgctgctgctgctgcggcTGCAGGTTCCTCGCCTGGCTCACCGGCTTCGGCATCTCCAGCCCTCCACTCCTCAATATATCCTTCAAAAATCTCATCGATCAGatgaagaaagagagtttgGCTATCAAAACAgatcacacacacatatatatataggtggGGATCGATGAGATGCGATATACCTGCGACCAGTCGAGGCCGGTGGCGGAAGCCTGATTGGAGCTGAGGCCCATGGTGAAGAAGTACTTAACGATTGGGGAAGAGGAGACAGCACAGGCAGCAGAAGATGAGGCCGGTGACTCGGTTGAGCCAGAGAACCCAGCTCTCCGGGAGGAGGACACGGCAGGAGGAGGCTTCGACTGCTTGCGAGCGGCAGCGGATGACAACTAGTCGTTCCAAAAGGAGGGACCGAGATGGCATGTCGGGCTGGTAGCGAAGCTTCTTAGCTCGACCACTTCTCACTACTACTACTCGAATCAACACAGGAACAACTCTATCTATCTATGTAAGAGatttgaagaggaggaggagaaggaggtgaTGGAGAGATTGGGTATAGCGAGAGAAATGAAGATTGGAAAATGGTTAATACAGGGTCTTCGGTGTGTGGGACTCCCCATGGGTTCTTATATGGGTGGGGAGGAAGGGGGCCAAAGGGCGAGAGCGAGGGCTGGTGTTACTTAGGCCGTAAGGCGGAAGTGGACGAAACGGAACGGGACGGAACGGAGGGGAGGAGGTGGGGATTGCGAAACACGTGCAGGTTTGCTTGGGACGGGACGGGGGGGGACACGTGAGCCGGTCTGCGTTTATTTGAGGGTTGGTAGGATTGGAACCTAAGCTTTCAGCTCTTCTCGTGGGC contains these protein-coding regions:
- the LOC103707689 gene encoding dof zinc finger protein 1-like; amino-acid sequence: MGLSSNQASATGLDWSQDILRSGGLEMPKPVSQARNLQPQQQQQRQHWPPLVCPRCQSNNTKFCYYNNYSKSQPRHFCKTCRRHWTEGGTLRNVPVGGGRKNKRQKSTPTTSTAGNASAADSDTNASVINSSPVMPPQPQRQQKQSLPFSRDHSSIIFPEVLRQVLLRPPALPMQAEYGVAGSFITSLLATDPPLPPPSQFSTTMPLTIDSYSNIINPFSSSSSYPYVPVAEGQSPSINVTMGSSWQVAPPPQPVIPDPSSAYWSGWEDDMAGFVTTELKLPSRDKTEQP